A section of the Pseudanabaena mucicola str. Chao 1806 genome encodes:
- a CDS encoding CmcI family methyltransferase, with amino-acid sequence MFVCLCRNQTHAHVLPKLEAYTHLMNLGNYYVVFDTMIENVHDDMFGDRP; translated from the coding sequence ATTTTTGTATGTCTATGTCGCAATCAAACCCACGCTCATGTTCTTCCAAAACTGGAAGCTTATACGCATCTAATGAATTTGGGTAATTATTACGTGGTATTTGATACGATGATCGAAAATGTGCATGATGATATGTTTGGCGATCGCCCTTGA
- a CDS encoding cephalosporin hydroxylase family protein produces MSDLKNFELESIENIKKLSSDPEVKNVSQEWINKTATHKYVYNWRWMGLPIIQLPADVVATQEIIWMVKPTVIIETGVARGGSLIFNASQLALLDLCENGRATITESKRRCIGIDIDIRQHNRDAIVSHPLSAMIQLIEGSSISDQTLNKVKQLLHPEDKVLVILDSNHTHDHVKAELEQYSPLVSCGSYIIVHDTGIEYAVEGLFHNRDWGIGNNPLTASKEFLLSNKNFQVDQVVSGKLQITSSPDGYLKRVQ; encoded by the coding sequence ATGAGCGACCTGAAGAACTTCGAGCTTGAATCGATAGAAAATATTAAAAAATTATCATCCGATCCTGAAGTTAAAAATGTATCCCAAGAGTGGATTAATAAAACAGCCACTCACAAGTATGTTTACAACTGGCGTTGGATGGGACTGCCAATTATTCAGTTGCCTGCTGATGTTGTTGCAACTCAAGAAATTATTTGGATGGTAAAGCCTACAGTAATTATCGAAACTGGAGTTGCGCGAGGTGGATCGCTTATTTTTAATGCTTCGCAATTAGCTTTGCTTGATTTGTGTGAAAATGGTAGAGCCACAATTACAGAGTCAAAACGTCGCTGTATCGGAATTGACATTGACATACGTCAACACAATAGAGATGCAATTGTCTCACATCCTCTTTCAGCAATGATTCAACTGATTGAAGGTTCATCAATTAGCGATCAAACCCTTAATAAGGTTAAGCAACTTCTCCATCCAGAGGATAAGGTGTTGGTAATTTTAGACTCGAATCATACCCACGATCACGTTAAAGCAGAGCTAGAGCAATACTCACCTCTTGTGTCGTGTGGTAGCTATATAATAGTTCATGATACGGGTATAGAATACGCTGTAGAAGGTCTTTTTCATAATAGAGACTGGGGCATTGGAAATAATCCATTGACTGCATCCAAAGAATTTCTTTTATCTAATAAAAACTTTCAAGTTGATCAGGTTGTGTCTGGAAAGCTTCAAATTACATCAAGCCCCGATGGTTATCTAAAGCGAGTTCAATAA